The window ATGTGGATGCACCTGTTCTTCAGGGAAAAGAAGCTTGATAACGCGGGGCCGACAGCGCCCGGAAACGGGATAGCGGCGATGTGCGCTTTTTTCAGTTTTATCACTTTGTTCTTCATGCCGTTTATTGACGAAGCAAAGTATGTCGTCCTTGCGCTCTTTCATGTCTTCGTTATCGCAAACTTTAAGTGGTGGAATTTCATGCGCAAAGAGGCGGGATTTCCATTTGCGGTGAAGGCGCTCTTCTTAAATTATTTTCTGGGGATTGATATCATGATAGCAGCGATGTACGCCGTAATAAGTTATCCATTATCTAAAAAGGAGATACTGCCGAGTTGAACCACAGAGACACGGAGGCACAGAGTCAAGGAGTCAAGAATATATATTTTTTGCTTTTTTAGCTTACATTTTTTCTCTGTGTCTCAGTGCCTCAGTGGTTAAAAAAAATTATGAATAAAAATTTAGTCGTCTTGGCTTACGCAAATGCAAGTCCGTTCCCCTATCACGCGTGGACGCCTCTTGCGATCCTTTCCCTCGGTGCTTACCTTGAAAAGCAAGGTATAGAAGTTGAATACTTTGACGAAAGGATCCACAAAATAGAAAGGTTTAAAGAACTCGTTGCAAGAAAACCCCTCCTGCTCGGGCTTTCCACCATGACCTGTTTTCAGATCAAGAATACCCTGCGGCTTTCAAAGCTCGCGCGAAAGATCGCCCCTGAGGTCCCCCTTGTCTGGGGAGGGACGCATCCCTCCATGATGGCGGAGCAGACACTTGAATCCGAACTTGTAGATTTTGTTGTAAAGGGAGAAGGCGAGCAGACCCTGCTTGAATTAGTGCGCGCATTGCAGGGAGGGAATAAGGATTTCAGCGGCATTGACGGCCTCGGCTGGAAGGGCAACGGGAAGAACACTTTGAACAATGACAGAGAGTTTCTCGATATAGAAACCTTACCGTTTCCCTATGACGGCAAAGGCAAGGACATACTGCTGGAATACCTCAGAAGGTCTTCCGATACACTGGAGAATATCGGCTATGAATCGTCAAGGGGATGCCCGCATAAATGCGGGTTCTGCTATAACGTTTATTTTCATAAAAACGTTTGCCGTGTAAAAAGCGTTGATAAGGTCAGGAACGAACTCCTGAAACTGAAGGCCCTCGGCGTCAACAAATTAACTTTCTATGACGATACATTTCTTGCAGGCAAAAAGGACATGATGCTGAACATCCTCGACTTGCTGAGAGAAAACAATTTTAAATGGATAGCCAATGTAAGGATAAATACTTTCAGCCCTGAGCTGTTGAAAAAGTTTGAAGACAGCGGGTGCGTTTATCTGTTCTTTGGAGTTGAGTCTCCGGATGACGACGTTCTGAAATACATCAGAAAAGGGCAGAACAGGAGAATGATCGACGAGGGGATTGCCACAGTGTCAAAGGGAAATATCAAGACCCTCTACTCTCTGATAATCGGTCTTCCCAACCAGACGGATGAGATGCTTAAAAGGACGCTTGATTTTGCGGATGAGATACGCAGGCTGCATCCCGGCGCGGAGGTGCCCATACAGCCGTATGTCCCGCTTCCCGGTACGGCATTATATGAGGAGGCATTGAAGGCGGGTTTCAAACCGCCGACGCACCTTGAGGGATGGAAGAACTTCACCAATGATGAGGTACGGAATCCCTGGATAAAAGATCCGGCGCTTCTGCACGCGATCTACATCAATACTTTTCTCGCGTTCCGTTATGACAGGTTCCTCAGAAACTTCTGGAGCCGTCTGGTGTTCGGACCGTTGCATTCATTGTCCCTCTGGAGATGGAAGAACAGGAACTACAAGTTTTTCTTTGAACTCTATCTCTACCTCACATACAAACGCCTCGGTAGGTTCTTTATCTTTATTGAGAAGATGATAAAGTAGGTAAATCCGCAGATGTCACAGATTACACAGATTTAATTCAAGAATCCTCATTCTTATAATCAGGATCCTAAAACATACAGTCACAATTTCCAAAAGAATCTATTTGCAATTTATATGCTTATTATTGTAATTTTCATTATCTGCGAAATCTGTGGATAAAATTACTTAACTTATGCCCAAAATTGCTGTTCTCCCAGAGATATTAATCAACAAGATCGCCGCTGGCGAAGTAATTGAACGGCCCGCATCGGTTGTCAGGGAATTGATTGATAATTCCATTGACGCCGGCGCGACACAGATAAATATTGAGGTCCTTCACGGAGGGAAAAAACTCATCAAGGTTTCAGACAACGGTTCCGGCATGGAAAAGGATGACGCCTTGCTTTGTTTTGAGAGACACGCGACAAGCAAGATCAAATCGGAGGACGACCTTTTCGATATATCCACTCTTGGTTTCAGGGGCGAGGCATTGCCAGCCATAGCTTCAGTCTCGAAAATAACGCTTCTGACAGCCACTGCAAATTCTGGGTCGGGTTTAAAAATAGAGATCGGCGCCGGCCAGAAAAAAGAAATAACAGACGCGCCTCCTTCGCGGGGCACGACAATCGAGATAAGGGACATTTTCTACAACACCCCGGCGCGGAGGAAATTCCTGAAAAGCACGACCACCGAACTCTCCCATATCATCGAGATAGTCACACAGAAGGCGTTCGCGTATCCTGAGACAGCTTTTTCTCTCACGCATAACAACAGTGAAATTCTGAATGTCCCTGCGGCTGCAAATCTCAGGGAAAGGTTCATTCAACTCTACAATGATGAATTGGCCAATGAATTCCTTGAGACGGGAAAGGACGAAAGAGGGACAAAGGTTTACGGGTTTGTGTCCGCGCCTGATTTCGCGAGGGCCAGGAGAAGCCATCAGTACATATTCGTAAACAAACGCCCGGTGAAAAACCCGACCATCAGCCATGCGGTTTATAATGCCTACACCAACCTGATCGCAAAGGACAGGCATCCCGCGTATTTTCTTTTTCTTGATATTGATCCAAAGAGGGTGGATGTTAACGTGCATCCGGCAAAGCGCGAGGTGAGATTTGAAAGCCCGGATGAGGTCCACAGGATAGTGGGGTCTGCAATTCAGGAGGCCATGAATCCTCATCACGACAAAGAGACGGGCCAGGTCCCTGCTTCTGACACTGCTTTTGAAACCCGGCAGTATACGGGACATCAATTACATGATAATCCCTTTGTCCGTGAATCTGCATTGGGGATGTTCAACTTATCGCAGACGGATTTTTTTACCTCAGGCGTCACACAGGACATCAGGAAGTTCTTTTATCTTGGAGAATGTTTTTTTGCGACTGCTACCAATGACGGGCTGCTGATCATTGATCAACATGCCGCGCATGAAAGGATACTGTTTGAAAAGTTCCTGAAGAAAACATCCGTTGAAACAGAAGCCCTCTTCCTCCCCATGCGGCTGGAGCTGCCCCTCAAAGAGTATCACCTTATTATCAAGCATAAAGATTTCCTCCGGGAACTTGGAATTGACATGGATGATTTTGGAGGGAGCAATGTAATTGTAAGGTCATTGCCGAAGGAGTTGAACAAGGCAGATATGAAGGGGCTTCTCATAGATATAGCTGCCGGCATTATCGAGGAAGAAACAAGCGGGATAAAGAGTGACGTGACGGGACAGAGTCTTT is drawn from Nitrospirota bacterium and contains these coding sequences:
- a CDS encoding B12-binding domain-containing radical SAM protein; this translates as MNKNLVVLAYANASPFPYHAWTPLAILSLGAYLEKQGIEVEYFDERIHKIERFKELVARKPLLLGLSTMTCFQIKNTLRLSKLARKIAPEVPLVWGGTHPSMMAEQTLESELVDFVVKGEGEQTLLELVRALQGGNKDFSGIDGLGWKGNGKNTLNNDREFLDIETLPFPYDGKGKDILLEYLRRSSDTLENIGYESSRGCPHKCGFCYNVYFHKNVCRVKSVDKVRNELLKLKALGVNKLTFYDDTFLAGKKDMMLNILDLLRENNFKWIANVRINTFSPELLKKFEDSGCVYLFFGVESPDDDVLKYIRKGQNRRMIDEGIATVSKGNIKTLYSLIIGLPNQTDEMLKRTLDFADEIRRLHPGAEVPIQPYVPLPGTALYEEALKAGFKPPTHLEGWKNFTNDEVRNPWIKDPALLHAIYINTFLAFRYDRFLRNFWSRLVFGPLHSLSLWRWKNRNYKFFFELYLYLTYKRLGRFFIFIEKMIK
- the mutL gene encoding DNA mismatch repair endonuclease MutL — protein: MPKIAVLPEILINKIAAGEVIERPASVVRELIDNSIDAGATQINIEVLHGGKKLIKVSDNGSGMEKDDALLCFERHATSKIKSEDDLFDISTLGFRGEALPAIASVSKITLLTATANSGSGLKIEIGAGQKKEITDAPPSRGTTIEIRDIFYNTPARRKFLKSTTTELSHIIEIVTQKAFAYPETAFSLTHNNSEILNVPAAANLRERFIQLYNDELANEFLETGKDERGTKVYGFVSAPDFARARRSHQYIFVNKRPVKNPTISHAVYNAYTNLIAKDRHPAYFLFLDIDPKRVDVNVHPAKREVRFESPDEVHRIVGSAIQEAMNPHHDKETGQVPASDTAFETRQYTGHQLHDNPFVRESALGMFNLSQTDFFTSGVTQDIRKFFYLGECFFATATNDGLLIIDQHAAHERILFEKFLKKTSVETEALFLPMRLELPLKEYHLIIKHKDFLRELGIDMDDFGGSNVIVRSLPKELNKADMKGLLIDIAAGIIEEETSGIKSDVTGQSLLRNIAARLACHKSVRGSEPLNNEELTRLMSDLDKADDPDRCPHGRPTRIHLSLDDLKKMFKRK